A segment of the Flavobacteriales bacterium genome:
CGGGAGCGACTTTCTCCAAAGCAGGTGCCTCGGCATCCTCGTTCGCGATGAGCTTCCCGCTCTTCACGGTCTTCACCACGTTGTACACCATGATGAAGGCGCCCGTGAGGTAGAGCAGGCCTCCCAGCGCGCGCAGCCAATACGCCGGCTTGATCTCCACCACGGTGTCGAGGAAGTTCTTGTACACCAGGTATCCGTCGGGAGTGAACTGCTTCCACATGCCGCTCTGCCAGAATCCGGCGAGGTACAAGGGGATGGCGTAGAACACGATGCCCAACGTGCCGAACCAGAAGTGCGTGTTGGCCAGCTTCACGCTGTAGAGCTTGGTGCCGAAGAGGCGCGGCACCATCCAGTACACGATGCCGAAAGTGAGCATGCCATTCCAGCCGATTCCGCCGATATGCACGTGGGCGATGATCCAATCAGTGAAGTGGGCCATGGCGTTCCAGCTCTTCAGGCTCAGCAGCGGACCTTCGAGCGTGGCCATGCCGTAGCAGGTCACGGCCACCACCATGAACTTGAGCACAGGGTCCTCGCGCACACGGTCCCATGCGCCGCGCAGGGTGAGCAGGCCGTTAAGCATCCCGCCCCAGCTCGGCGCGATGAGCATGATGCTGAACACCGTGCCCAGACTCTGCGCCCAATCGGGCAGGGCGCTGTAGATCAGATGGTGCGGGCCCGCCCAGATGTACAGGAAGATGAGCGCCCAGAAGTGGATGATCGAGAGCTTGTAGCTGTAAACCGGTCGGTTGGCGGCCTTCGGCATGAAGTAGTACATGAGGCCGAGGAAGGGAGTGGTGAGGAAGAAGGCCACCGCGTTGTGGCCGTACCACCATTGCACCAGCGCATCCTGCACGCCTGCGTACCAGCTGTAGCTCTTGGTGAGCGAGATGGGCAGCTCGATGCTGTTGGTGATGTGCAGCATGGCCACGGTGACCCACGTGGCGATGTAGAACCAGATGGCCACGTACAGGTGCCGCTCGCGCCGCTTAAGGATGGTGCCGAACATGTTGATGCCGAACACCACCCAGACCAGCGTGATCAGGATGTCGATGGGCCATTCGAGCTCCGCGTACTCCTTGCCGGTGGTCATGCCCAAGGGGAGGGTCACCGCGGCGAGCACGATGATGAGCTGCCATCCCCAGAAGTGGATCTTGCCCAGCGCATCGCTGAACATGCGCGCCTTCAGCAGCCGTTGCAGGCTGTAGTACACGCCGGCGAAAATGGCGTTGCCGACGAAGGCGAAGATCACGGCGTTGGTATGCAGCGGACGAATCCGGCCGAACTTGGTCCATTCCAGTTCGCCCAGCCAGGTGAAGGGCCGAACGATCCA
Coding sequences within it:
- the ccoN gene encoding cytochrome-c oxidase, cbb3-type subunit I, with protein sequence MTERFQYDNRIVKNFLFVTILWGIVGMLVGLIAAVQMVAQNTPPDAWYFWIVRPFTWLGELEWTKFGRIRPLHTNAVIFAFVGNAIFAGVYYSLQRLLKARMFSDALGKIHFWGWQLIIVLAAVTLPLGMTTGKEYAELEWPIDILITLVWVVFGINMFGTILKRRERHLYVAIWFYIATWVTVAMLHITNSIELPISLTKSYSWYAGVQDALVQWWYGHNAVAFFLTTPFLGLMYYFMPKAANRPVYSYKLSIIHFWALIFLYIWAGPHHLIYSALPDWAQSLGTVFSIMLIAPSWGGMLNGLLTLRGAWDRVREDPVLKFMVVAVTCYGMATLEGPLLSLKSWNAMAHFTDWIIAHVHIGGIGWNGMLTFGIVYWMVPRLFGTKLYSVKLANTHFWFGTLGIVFYAIPLYLAGFWQSGMWKQFTPDGYLVYKNFLDTVVEIKPAYWLRALGGLLYLTGAFIMVYNVVKTVKSGKLIANEDAEAPALEKVAPEDGGYWHRWIERRPIQMLVISLVLVAIGGLFEMVPTFLVKSNIPTITHVKPYTPLELQGRDIYVREGCYTCHSQMIRPFRSETERYGEYAKAGEFVYDHPFQWGSKRTGPDLLRQGGKYGHSWHYYHMYDPTSMSPGSLMPPYTHLYEHDLDTTTTKKKIEAMLTMGVPYDKEPYGPGFADRANAHLMQQRGEIVAGLKKDGIDAPADKEIIALIAYLQRLGTDIQAKETAQQ